The Aerosakkonema funiforme FACHB-1375 genome includes the window TCTGTTCTATATTCCAACGAAATGGGAGTAAAGATTTTGTCCAAATAAATATGGCTGGCTGAATCGTGGAAAAATTATGCAGCCGCGTGCATATTGATTATCGTGCTACTGATAAAGATTTAATCCGATCCACACAGTTTTACAGTTTTATGCAAACAATTAACACCCTTCCTCCAGAACCTCAAATACCAGAAATTCTGCGGATTCTGAAATTGATTTTTCAACCAGTGCAATATGTGGAAGATTTGTTTAAAACCTATGGCGATCGCTTTACTATAACGACTCGTGATGGGACAAAATATGTTTATTTCGGTCATCCTGAAGCACTACAACAAATTTTTACTGCCGATCCCGGGCAATTTAAGACTGGAGGAGGATCGGAATATTTACGATTTTTGCTCGGTGATAACTCCCTGACTATGCTGGATGGCGATCGTCACCAGCGTGAACGCCAATTGTTAACCCCTCCGTTTCATGGAGAAAGAATGCGAGTCTATGGTGAGACTATCTGTGAAATTAGTCAGCAAGTCAGTAACAACTGGAAGATGGGAAAACCTTTCACTATTCGTGCGTCAATCCTAGAAATCACTCTACGTGTTATGTTGCGAGTGGTGTTCGGGTTGGAAGAAGGACCGGAGTTTCAAAAACTCAGACTGACGCTGATTTCTCTATTGGATGCAATCAATTCTCCCTTAATGTCCAGCGCCATATTTCTTCCTTTTATACAAAAAGATTTGGGTGCGTGGAGTCCTTGGGGTAGGATAGTCCGCTTACGAAAACAAGTTGACGATCTCATTCATGCTTTAATTCAAGAACGTCGTGCAAAATTGAAGAAAGATCGTCAAGATATTCTTAGTTTATTGATGTGTGCTACTGACCAGAACGGTCAGGGAATGTCAGATCGGGAAATCAATGATGAGTTAATGACGCTACTGGTTGCGGGACACGAAACCACAGCCTCAGCTTTAACTTGGGCGTTTTATTGGGTTGCTTACACACCACAGGTGGGTAACAAACTGCACAGAGAACTTGAAACTGTTGGCGATCATCCAGACCCAAATGTCATTTCCAAATTGCCTTATCTTACAGCCGTTTGCCAAGAAACCCTGCGAATATACCCTATTGGAATTGACGGGAGTTTTCGAGCGGTAGAATATCCGATAGAGATTATGGGCTACAAACTGCCGAAGGGAACAATCGTCATGCCCAGTATTTATATAGCACACCATCGTGAAGAAACCTACCCACAACCAAACCAGTTCAAGCCAGAACGATTCTTAGAAAGACAATTTTCCCCTTACGAGTTCTTGCCATTTGGCGGTGGAAACCGTCGTTGTATAGGGTTTGCGTTTGCCCAGTATGAGATGAAATTAATTCTAGGTACAATCC containing:
- a CDS encoding cytochrome P450 is translated as MQTINTLPPEPQIPEILRILKLIFQPVQYVEDLFKTYGDRFTITTRDGTKYVYFGHPEALQQIFTADPGQFKTGGGSEYLRFLLGDNSLTMLDGDRHQRERQLLTPPFHGERMRVYGETICEISQQVSNNWKMGKPFTIRASILEITLRVMLRVVFGLEEGPEFQKLRLTLISLLDAINSPLMSSAIFLPFIQKDLGAWSPWGRIVRLRKQVDDLIHALIQERRAKLKKDRQDILSLLMCATDQNGQGMSDREINDELMTLLVAGHETTASALTWAFYWVAYTPQVGNKLHRELETVGDHPDPNVISKLPYLTAVCQETLRIYPIGIDGSFRAVEYPIEIMGYKLPKGTIVMPSIYIAHHREETYPQPNQFKPERFLERQFSPYEFLPFGGGNRRCIGFAFAQYEMKLILGTILSRFQVSLVNKRPVTPVRHGFTVTAPLGMQMIANPLK